Proteins encoded by one window of Canis lupus familiaris isolate Mischka breed German Shepherd unplaced genomic scaffold, alternate assembly UU_Cfam_GSD_1.0 chrUn_S2038H2237, whole genome shotgun sequence:
- the LOC119878891 gene encoding polyadenylate-binding protein 1-like 2 — MASLYVGDLHPEVTEAMLYEKFSPAGPILSIRICRDKITRRSLGYAYVNYQQPVDAKRALETLNFDVIKGRPVRIMWSQRDPSLRKSGVGNVFIKNLGKTIDNKALYNIFSAFGNILSCKVACDEKGPKGYGFVHFQKQESAERAIDAMNGMFLNYRKIFVGRFKSHKEREAERGAWARQSTSADVKDFEEDTDEEATLR, encoded by the coding sequence ATGGCCTCGCTGTACGTGGGCGACCTGCATCCTGAAGTGACAGAGGCAATGCTGTATGAGAAGTTCAGCCCGGCCGGGCCCATCCTGTCCATCCGCATTTGCAGGGACAAGATCACCCGCCGCTCGTTGGGCTACGCGTACGTCAACTACCAGCAACCGGTGGATGCCAAGCGGGCCCTGGAAACCCTGAACTTTGATGTGATCAAGGGCAGGCCCGTGCGCATCATGTGGTCCCAGCGGGACCCCTCGCTCCGCAAGAGTGGGGTGGGCAACGTCTTCATCAAGAACCTGGGCAAGACCATCGACAACAAGGCGCTGTACAACATCTTCTCGGCGTTTGGCAACATCCTGTCCTGCAAAGTGGCCTGCGACGAAAAGGGGCCCAAGGGCTACGGGTTTGTGCACTTCCAGAAGCAGGAGTCCGCAGAGCGAGCCATTGATGCGATGAATGGCATGTTCCTGAACTACCGCAAAATTTTCGTTGGGAGATTCAAGTCGCATAAAGAACGAGAGGCCGAAAGGGGAGCCTGGGCCAGGCAGTCCACCAGTGCTGACGTCAAAGATTTCGAGGAAGACACGGATGAGGAGGCCACCTTGCGATGA